GATTCGTTCAAAAAATTCGATGGCCAGTTGTACGTTGCTCTGAACAACTACCCGGCTCGACAGAACGCCCTCGCCTTCGTGCATGACGATCTGGCCACCTTCGAAGTGCTCGGTCATTACAACGAACCGCAGTCGGCTGCTCTGAGTGAATCGGCCGTAAACCGTCTCCCGGATGATCGATGGATGGCGATCTGCCGCAACGACGCCGGAAACTATCACTTCACGTTCAGTTCCGATGGGCGAACCTGGAGCGTCGGACGCCCGCTTCCCTTCGTCCCCAATGGAACAGGTTCAAAACCGACGTTCGACCGCTTTGGCGACCTTTACTATCTCGGCTGGCAGGAAGCGACCCGCATCGACGGAGTCAACCGCAGTGTCTTCAATGTCGATGTCTCCGCAGACGGGAAAAACTGGACCCGCAAATACCGTTTCGAAACCACGAAGTCCTTTCAGTATCCGACTTTCCACGAACACGAGGGCGTGATCTGGCTGAGCGTGACCCAGGGCGACAGTTCTTCGAGTCGCAAAGAGCGGATCATGTTCGGGAGACTCGAGGAGATCGGAGCCACGGAGTGAGCCTTTCCGAACCGGATGGAAATTCGCTCAGATCGCTGCTTGCAGGCCAATCGGCTTCAACCGTCACTGCGTTTAGGGTATGTTAAATCAGGAAACTGTGATCTGTCCTCAGCTGCTTCTCATCGAAGGGACCGGGCCGATCAATCAAAATAAGATGTGGCGGACGGTTTCCCGCCTTTGAATATCTCAGACTTCAACCTCAGGATTTTATTATGACTCAGTCGTATCAGCCGTCTCGTCGGCAGTTTCTGCAGAGCGCAGCCGCAGCGGGAGCCGCGGGCCTGTTTCTGCCTTCCATGAACCGAGCGTTCGGTTACGAATCTCCCAACGAACGGCCGGTCTTCGCGACCATCGGTCTTCGTAATCAGGGTTGGGCGATCACCAGCAAGTCGTTCAAGTTCGCCGACTTCGCCGCTCTGGCCGATGTCGACTCCAATGTCCTCGGCGAGAATGTCCAGAAGACAAAGGACAAGCAGGGGAAGACTCCGGATGCCGTGAAGGATTATCGCGAGATTCTGGATCGTCAGGATATCGACGCGGTGATGATCGCAACGCCGGACCACTGGCACACCAAAGTTGCCGTGGAAGCGATGCTGGCGGGCAAAGATGTTTACTGTGAGAAGCCGCTGACGCTCACCATCGATGAAGGCAAGCTCATCGAAAAGATCGTCAAGCAGACCGGCCGCGTGTTCCAGGTCGGAACGATGCAGCGGACCGAATCGGGACAGCGGTTCCTGCAGGCGATCGCCCTGATTCGAGACGGCCGCATCGGCAAGGTGCAGAAAGTGACCTGTGGCATCGGCGGGATGGATGCTTCTCCGGTCATTCCGGAGGCTCCCGTGCCCCAGGAACTCGACTGGGACTTCTGGCTCGGCCCTGCTCCGAAAGTTGCCTACCGTGCCCTGCCTGAGATGCGCAAAGGATACGGCGGCGGCGTGCCGCTCTACAGTAACTGCCACTATGCGTTCCGCAACTGGCACGAGTACTCCGGCGGCAAGCTGACCGACTGGGGCGCTCATCACGTCGACATCGCCTGCTGGGCCCTCGGCGCCACTGATACCGGCCCGAGCCGCATTT
The genomic region above belongs to Rubinisphaera margarita and contains:
- a CDS encoding Gfo/Idh/MocA family protein: MTQSYQPSRRQFLQSAAAAGAAGLFLPSMNRAFGYESPNERPVFATIGLRNQGWAITSKSFKFADFAALADVDSNVLGENVQKTKDKQGKTPDAVKDYREILDRQDIDAVMIATPDHWHTKVAVEAMLAGKDVYCEKPLTLTIDEGKLIEKIVKQTGRVFQVGTMQRTESGQRFLQAIALIRDGRIGKVQKVTCGIGGMDASPVIPEAPVPQELDWDFWLGPAPKVAYRALPEMRKGYGGGVPLYSNCHYAFRNWHEYSGGKLTDWGAHHVDIACWALGATDTGPSRISPTEYTLPVEYKDGHPVVDDQYNAATKFEIHVAMPNDVQMVIQSAGDNGILFEGTEGRFFVNRGKITGKPVEDLASNPLPDGAIEEVYGGPVSENHTANFIEAMRSRKQPISDVWSHNRMLEICHLSNIAMRLGRELQWDPEKREVINDSQANSFLARESRKEYEIEM